One Oligoflexus sp. genomic window carries:
- a CDS encoding DegT/DnrJ/EryC1/StrS family aminotransferase encodes MRVPFIDLKRSIEPVREEILADWTRCLDQTEFVSGPTVQKLEKELGRVLEAEHAVACANGTDALVIGLQALGVKAGMRVAVPNMTFWAPFEAIAQLGAEPVLVDINPDDLQMDFEEFKRGHEKYRFNAAILVHLLGWTSVRLGDFRKYCKEEGIHLLEDGAQSYGVRYHGESVYTGAEVSTISFYPAKVLGAAGDAGAMFTPNPKLAEVIRALGNHGRAGHYTYDYVGWNSRMGGIQASFLLRMLGQIDAMIDSRLQAEAYYKEFFEAYPQHGRVYTPPAGITGNGYLSVIQSHKVSGDDLAARLRDAGIGCARTYPQTLCEQGPAQGCLRTSDLAHSQRFSRMVINLPLFAGITRAECEASAQALLQAFEGL; translated from the coding sequence ATGCGCGTACCTTTTATAGACCTCAAGCGTAGTATTGAACCTGTTCGCGAAGAGATACTCGCGGACTGGACGCGATGTCTCGATCAAACCGAATTCGTCAGCGGTCCCACCGTACAAAAGCTTGAAAAGGAACTGGGGCGGGTCCTGGAAGCGGAGCATGCGGTGGCTTGCGCCAATGGCACCGATGCTCTGGTCATCGGCCTTCAGGCCCTGGGCGTCAAAGCCGGGATGCGCGTGGCCGTGCCCAACATGACCTTCTGGGCGCCGTTTGAAGCCATTGCCCAGCTGGGTGCGGAACCTGTTTTGGTCGATATCAATCCCGACGACCTGCAGATGGACTTCGAGGAATTCAAACGCGGGCATGAAAAATACCGTTTCAATGCCGCGATCCTCGTTCACCTGCTCGGCTGGACCAGCGTCCGCCTCGGCGATTTCAGGAAATACTGCAAAGAGGAAGGCATTCACCTGCTCGAAGACGGCGCGCAGTCCTATGGCGTCCGTTATCACGGGGAATCGGTTTATACCGGTGCTGAAGTTTCGACCATCTCCTTCTATCCCGCCAAGGTCCTGGGCGCGGCAGGCGATGCCGGAGCCATGTTCACGCCGAATCCGAAACTGGCGGAAGTCATCCGCGCGCTCGGCAACCACGGCCGCGCCGGTCACTATACCTATGACTACGTCGGCTGGAATTCGCGCATGGGCGGAATTCAGGCCAGCTTCCTTCTGCGCATGCTCGGGCAGATCGATGCCATGATCGACTCGCGCCTTCAGGCCGAAGCTTACTACAAGGAATTTTTCGAAGCCTATCCGCAGCACGGCCGCGTGTATACGCCACCGGCAGGCATCACAGGAAACGGTTATCTTTCCGTCATCCAAAGTCACAAGGTCAGTGGTGATGACCTCGCCGCGCGCCTGCGTGATGCTGGGATCGGCTGCGCCCGCACCTATCCCCAGACGCTGTGCGAGCAGGGACCGGCCCAGGGCTGCCTCCGCACTTCGGACTTGGCCCATAGCCAACGATTCAGCCGTATGGTCATCAATTTGCCGCTGTTCGCCGGAATCACCCGCGCGGAATGTGAGGCATCGGCCCAGGCTTTACTGCAGGCCTTCGAAGGCTTATAA
- a CDS encoding Fur family transcriptional regulator, with amino-acid sequence MEKRIAKFQWFWDRLDQYLAKSQLKQSRQRNYIIEEFLQLDSHVSAEDLYSRLKNTEHNPGLATVYRTLNLLKEAGLVDQKQFADGKSVFEVLDPKSHHDHLICVSCHKVQEFANEEIEALQKQVANRYDFHLTHHTLDMFGICADCQKKS; translated from the coding sequence TTGGAAAAGAGAATCGCTAAATTCCAATGGTTTTGGGATCGTTTGGATCAATACCTGGCCAAGTCGCAGTTGAAGCAAAGCCGGCAGCGCAATTATATTATCGAGGAATTTCTGCAGCTGGATTCCCACGTCAGCGCCGAAGATCTTTACAGTCGTTTAAAAAATACCGAGCACAACCCCGGTCTCGCCACCGTCTATCGCACGCTCAACCTTCTCAAGGAAGCAGGTCTGGTGGATCAGAAGCAGTTTGCTGATGGCAAATCGGTGTTCGAAGTATTGGATCCGAAGTCGCATCACGATCACCTTATCTGCGTGAGCTGCCATAAGGTTCAGGAATTCGCCAACGAGGAAATCGAAGCGCTGCAGAAGCAGGTCGCCAACCGTTATGATTTCCACCTGACTCACCACACGCTTGATATGTTTGGTATCTGCGCCGACTGCCAAAAGAAAAGCTAA
- a CDS encoding AtaL-like protein, which produces MASEHFRCSVKAPFDRLWQTLMDEVEHPERFNKGILKSKILERFNNGVLRTVSVPDADVRERVTYRYENGEISSQLVGHPDLVGVIAKKVSPNDADPESWILESAIEWESISPRVDHMIRRNVERFVTQSLENVKKTAEQVEA; this is translated from the coding sequence ATGGCTTCTGAACATTTCCGCTGCAGTGTAAAAGCCCCCTTTGATCGCCTGTGGCAAACGCTGATGGACGAAGTGGAACACCCCGAGCGCTTCAACAAGGGCATTCTGAAAAGCAAAATCCTGGAGCGTTTCAACAACGGCGTCCTGCGCACTGTTTCCGTGCCCGATGCCGACGTGCGCGAACGCGTGACCTATCGCTATGAAAATGGCGAAATCTCGTCACAGCTCGTCGGGCATCCCGATCTGGTCGGCGTGATTGCCAAGAAGGTTTCGCCGAATGATGCGGACCCGGAAAGCTGGATCCTTGAAAGCGCCATTGAATGGGAAAGCATCAGCCCGCGCGTCGATCATATGATCCGTCGCAACGTGGAGCGTTTTGTGACCCAGAGTTTGGAAAACGTGAAGAAGACAGCGGAGCAGGTCGAGGCTTAA
- a CDS encoding response regulator, whose protein sequence is MKLLDRNVGILVVDPVSAVVSTVKRVLNEQGYKNIFQSDSVMDGFNTLGQEKIGWIITSLFPGQKLTGWQFLRLPLEFEAYRETMTSVLLNTEEQDLLPSLYAMGMVSFHMRPLTYNSFKAEVDKFQVTLKKQPSLPIAIATGLRDKLTDLQKIDDLERLERGLYKWVDGSVQQKMRLIKAQLEVGNNLEALLGMKQVLASHPALKAEIIGLGKKYLGIDDISDYKAKLNIHHALVVDPDESQQKFLRECLTEMGVADIKTCEDAADACEYLKNNSTVDLVIGEWRQRGMEGGAFIQHVRHHGYADKPILIYSSLVDEAADQLIAEVGGVFVITKPCPKKVFQQQLAEQFNRWRYPLAAEDLEQKIRLSLGTGDVDYARQLMVQFENNPKVDATRKKFLKACFAFQAGQYHEARQMILENAKINLPSHKEIGLLGKILLKLGEFGDAQKCLEQANVMVPGNIERLCDLADVASETGQEDQIMKYMDEAREIGGDTGMVMAAYARHATALGKGDDARRFMVDEEVARNVVAYMNNLGVSYAYTGKFKESIDAYVKAIKTLGDLHVELQGTVYYNLGLSLVRQGRYKDSIPALKNAQKKADDTVAKKSAHLLERVQQAIDNKVPVILRETAKEISTQVTKLPSIHPMDQYLELHGAHIKPGEHGLFLVFQPTMQLEVDLQVEFPKIIRKSA, encoded by the coding sequence TTGAAGCTGCTGGATCGTAATGTTGGGATACTGGTCGTGGATCCTGTGAGTGCTGTCGTCTCAACTGTAAAACGCGTTTTGAATGAGCAAGGTTACAAGAATATCTTTCAGTCTGACTCCGTGATGGATGGATTCAACACGCTGGGTCAGGAGAAAATCGGTTGGATCATCACTTCGCTTTTCCCCGGTCAAAAGCTTACAGGCTGGCAGTTCCTGCGCCTTCCGCTGGAATTCGAAGCGTATCGCGAAACCATGACCTCGGTCCTTCTGAATACCGAAGAGCAGGATCTGCTCCCAAGCCTCTATGCGATGGGCATGGTGTCCTTTCACATGCGGCCGCTCACCTACAATTCCTTCAAAGCCGAAGTCGATAAGTTCCAGGTCACCCTGAAAAAGCAGCCCAGCTTGCCCATCGCGATCGCCACGGGCCTGCGAGACAAACTCACGGACCTCCAGAAGATAGACGATCTGGAGCGCCTGGAGCGCGGTCTATACAAGTGGGTTGATGGATCGGTGCAGCAGAAGATGCGGCTCATCAAAGCCCAGCTGGAGGTCGGCAACAACCTTGAAGCCCTGCTCGGCATGAAGCAGGTGCTGGCTTCGCATCCCGCACTGAAGGCCGAGATTATTGGTCTTGGTAAGAAATACCTCGGGATCGACGACATCAGCGATTATAAGGCCAAGCTGAATATTCACCATGCCCTGGTCGTCGACCCGGATGAATCGCAGCAGAAATTTCTGCGCGAGTGCCTGACGGAAATGGGCGTCGCGGATATCAAAACCTGTGAAGACGCCGCGGATGCCTGTGAATACCTGAAAAATAACAGCACTGTGGATCTGGTCATCGGCGAGTGGAGGCAGCGCGGCATGGAGGGAGGCGCCTTTATTCAGCACGTTCGGCATCACGGTTATGCTGATAAGCCGATCCTCATCTATTCATCCCTGGTGGATGAGGCCGCGGATCAGCTGATCGCGGAGGTGGGCGGCGTCTTCGTGATCACCAAGCCCTGTCCGAAGAAAGTTTTCCAGCAGCAGCTCGCCGAACAGTTCAATCGCTGGCGCTATCCCCTGGCCGCCGAAGACCTGGAGCAGAAGATTCGGCTGTCACTGGGAACGGGGGACGTGGACTACGCGCGCCAGCTGATGGTGCAGTTTGAAAACAATCCCAAGGTCGACGCCACGCGCAAAAAATTTCTGAAGGCCTGCTTTGCCTTCCAGGCCGGACAGTATCATGAAGCCAGGCAGATGATCCTGGAAAATGCCAAGATCAATCTGCCGAGTCACAAGGAAATCGGGCTTCTGGGGAAGATCCTTCTGAAGCTCGGTGAATTCGGGGATGCTCAGAAATGCCTGGAGCAGGCCAATGTCATGGTGCCCGGTAATATCGAGCGGCTTTGTGATCTGGCGGACGTCGCCTCGGAAACGGGGCAGGAAGATCAGATCATGAAGTATATGGATGAAGCCCGCGAGATCGGTGGCGACACCGGCATGGTGATGGCGGCCTATGCGCGTCATGCGACGGCTTTGGGCAAAGGTGATGACGCGCGACGCTTCATGGTCGATGAGGAAGTGGCGCGAAACGTGGTGGCCTATATGAATAACCTGGGCGTCTCCTATGCCTATACCGGGAAATTCAAGGAAAGCATTGATGCCTATGTGAAGGCGATCAAAACGCTCGGAGATCTTCACGTCGAGCTGCAGGGGACGGTTTACTATAACCTGGGCCTCAGCCTTGTTCGTCAGGGCCGTTATAAGGATTCGATTCCGGCGCTGAAAAATGCGCAGAAGAAAGCCGATGATACGGTGGCGAAAAAGTCGGCGCATCTCTTGGAACGCGTGCAGCAGGCGATTGATAATAAAGTGCCGGTGATACTGCGCGAGACGGCCAAGGAAATATCGACTCAGGTGACGAAGCTTCCTTCGATTCATCCAATGGACCAGTATCTGGAATTGCACGGCGCGCATATCAAACCGGGGGAGCACGGACTCTTCCTCGTCTTCCAGCCGACCATGCAGCTGGAGGTCGATCTGCAGGTCGAGTTCCCCAAAATTATACGGAAAAGTGCGTAG
- a CDS encoding S1 family peptidase — protein MMNRATRPGVLASFGLTCLTAGLLSCSASAPQGSQTKIYGGVKSQAGDWLATVALVSNGRMFCSGTAVNPQLVITAAHCVQGSSNPRRIGVYVGEGSEGGRVTPQYTAIKMAYSPKYSRNVEGWNDIAYLVLDKPMDLPESAYIPVLTDPAETAEVLQSGLNSYLVGFGNRDGGGFGVKYEVDVAITKVGDNEVALGNNGKDSCQGDSGGPAFAKLSNGEWRVFGVVSRGGACGTGGIYGRMNANICWIQEDSGVDLGFTEFCAPASTPEEPTVPETPAEPETPAGPEA, from the coding sequence ATGATGAACAGAGCTACCCGTCCTGGAGTTCTCGCGTCCTTCGGTCTGACTTGTTTGACTGCCGGTTTGCTGAGCTGCAGCGCGTCCGCGCCCCAGGGCAGTCAAACCAAAATCTATGGTGGCGTGAAATCGCAGGCTGGCGACTGGCTGGCAACCGTGGCTTTGGTTTCGAATGGCCGCATGTTCTGTTCAGGGACAGCGGTGAATCCGCAGCTCGTCATCACCGCCGCGCATTGCGTTCAGGGCAGCAGCAACCCGCGCCGCATCGGTGTCTATGTCGGCGAAGGCAGTGAAGGCGGTCGCGTCACGCCTCAGTATACCGCTATAAAAATGGCCTATTCACCGAAATACAGCCGCAATGTGGAAGGCTGGAACGATATCGCCTATCTCGTTCTTGATAAGCCGATGGACCTTCCCGAATCCGCTTATATTCCGGTGCTCACCGATCCGGCTGAAACCGCCGAGGTTTTGCAGTCCGGTTTGAATTCCTATCTGGTCGGCTTTGGCAACCGCGATGGCGGCGGCTTTGGTGTGAAATATGAAGTCGATGTCGCCATCACCAAGGTCGGTGATAATGAAGTCGCCCTTGGCAATAATGGCAAAGATTCCTGCCAGGGTGATAGCGGTGGACCGGCCTTTGCGAAACTCAGCAACGGCGAATGGCGGGTCTTCGGCGTCGTCTCCCGCGGCGGCGCCTGCGGAACGGGTGGTATCTATGGTCGGATGAATGCCAATATCTGCTGGATTCAGGAAGATTCGGGTGTTGACCTTGGCTTCACTGAATTCTGTGCGCCGGCTTCGACGCCGGAAGAACCCACTGTACCCGAAACTCCCGCCGAGCCCGAAACTCCGGCAGGTCCCGAGGCCTGA
- a CDS encoding response regulator produces MKHVSQKKSILVVDDEVDLCEILQFDLEDSGYSVFTAYRAAEALDILGKHPIDLIVSDIRMPGGDGVYLLGEVRKRHFEEPPVIFVSGFADVTVAEAFHKGVVGFIAKPLSFETLLNAVQFHLKEKSVRWTDQELPEPQRRYERSFASLAQAEADIGALLGRGGLFLRINEDLPRLDEVVKVTLNLSKDGIKLEGWAACRWIRNANGPRHPRGAGLEWLQLTPASVGFLTNLIEEQKRLPFIPME; encoded by the coding sequence ATGAAGCATGTTTCGCAAAAGAAATCCATACTGGTGGTCGACGATGAAGTCGACCTCTGCGAGATACTTCAGTTCGATCTGGAGGACTCCGGCTACTCAGTCTTCACAGCCTATCGCGCTGCGGAAGCTTTGGACATCCTGGGGAAGCATCCGATCGATCTGATCGTCTCGGATATTCGTATGCCCGGTGGCGACGGCGTGTATCTGCTCGGCGAAGTGCGCAAACGGCACTTCGAAGAGCCTCCTGTCATCTTCGTCTCGGGCTTTGCGGATGTAACGGTGGCGGAGGCCTTTCACAAAGGTGTGGTCGGCTTCATCGCCAAACCTCTCAGTTTTGAAACCCTTCTGAATGCCGTGCAATTCCATCTGAAAGAAAAAAGCGTCCGCTGGACGGATCAAGAGCTGCCTGAGCCTCAGCGTCGCTATGAACGCAGTTTCGCCTCGCTCGCGCAGGCCGAAGCCGATATCGGCGCTCTTTTGGGCCGTGGCGGACTTTTTCTGCGCATCAACGAGGATCTGCCGCGACTCGATGAAGTCGTGAAGGTCACGCTGAATCTTTCCAAGGACGGCATAAAACTGGAAGGTTGGGCGGCCTGCCGCTGGATTCGCAATGCCAACGGTCCAAGGCATCCGCGTGGCGCCGGCCTGGAATGGCTTCAGCTGACGCCCGCGTCTGTGGGTTTTCTCACGAACCTGATCGAAGAGCAGAAACGTCTTCCTTTTATTCCCATGGAATAA
- a CDS encoding pectin acetylesterase-family hydrolase produces MVAARLRIALSFFSVTLGMSLGIDAAQAGAVNAAAWEWQAVSGTMCRDGSETGFFLKRRPFDKNLVIYLEGGGACFNSLTCLSNPKNVGDQYPGQDGIFQERDDNPVNGWNFVHVPYCTGDIFAGTKENVQVPGVNGKQNFMGYRNMIKIMDQLKTMMPELENVLVTGVSAGGFGAIFHYPTAKERWPDSRVVLLDDSGIPLEDEWLAPCLQQSFRSFWGINDALPEDCSACRGENGGGLVELGRHLRERYGDGEKGMILSYQDSTMRFFYGFGLNECRPPLFPNYPAQQFEAGVKSLRENYLKGGISTFVQAGSQHVYISSKSFYETRANGQNLASWVQDLLNNQAQDRGP; encoded by the coding sequence ATGGTAGCTGCACGTCTGCGCATCGCTTTGTCTTTTTTCAGCGTGACATTGGGAATGAGTCTCGGCATCGACGCCGCCCAGGCCGGAGCGGTCAACGCCGCGGCCTGGGAATGGCAAGCCGTGAGCGGCACCATGTGCCGGGATGGGAGTGAGACCGGGTTTTTTCTGAAGAGGCGACCCTTCGACAAAAACCTCGTCATCTATCTGGAAGGCGGCGGGGCCTGCTTCAACAGCCTCACCTGTCTTTCCAATCCGAAGAATGTCGGTGATCAGTATCCGGGTCAGGATGGAATTTTCCAGGAGCGTGATGATAATCCCGTGAACGGCTGGAACTTCGTTCATGTTCCCTATTGCACCGGAGATATCTTTGCCGGTACGAAGGAAAATGTGCAGGTGCCAGGCGTGAACGGCAAGCAGAACTTCATGGGCTATCGCAACATGATCAAAATCATGGATCAGCTGAAGACCATGATGCCGGAGCTGGAAAACGTGCTGGTCACAGGCGTCAGCGCTGGCGGCTTCGGAGCGATCTTTCATTACCCGACGGCCAAGGAACGCTGGCCCGACAGCAGGGTCGTCCTTTTGGATGATAGCGGCATTCCTTTGGAAGACGAATGGCTCGCGCCCTGTCTGCAGCAGAGCTTCCGCAGCTTCTGGGGCATCAATGATGCCCTGCCGGAAGATTGCAGCGCCTGCCGCGGGGAAAACGGCGGAGGGCTTGTGGAGCTGGGCCGCCACCTGCGCGAGCGCTACGGTGATGGGGAGAAGGGGATGATCCTGAGTTATCAGGACAGTACCATGCGCTTTTTCTATGGATTTGGGCTGAATGAGTGCCGCCCGCCGCTATTTCCCAACTATCCGGCCCAGCAGTTTGAAGCCGGGGTGAAAAGTCTGCGGGAGAACTATCTGAAGGGCGGAATCTCAACTTTTGTCCAAGCCGGTAGCCAACACGTCTATATCAGTAGTAAAAGCTTTTATGAAACGCGGGCAAACGGTCAGAATCTCGCCTCCTGGGTGCAGGATTTATTGAATAACCAGGCCCAGGACCGAGGCCCCTGA